The segment CTGTCGTGTCGCGAGAATAGTTGTGGCCTCGGCGTTCAGCTGCGCGGGTGTGGCTCCGTCGTTCGTGGGCCGGGCAGCCAAGGCTGCGATCATCGCGGATTTATCGGAAGCAGAGGACAGGCCCGGGAGCTCCTCGGTAAGTGGTGTGCGTCCGAAGATGGCTAGCCGTGGACGCGTAGCTTTTGCCAAATCGTGTAGCGCGGAGGCGGTTACGCCTCGCGCGCCGCCCGTGACGACGAGGACCGATTCCGTGGTTACGGCAGGTGCTGCGACGCCGGACTTGGGTGCTTCGACCAATCCGACCGTGGTGCGGGCACCGGCTGCCGACAAGCCGACATCGAGGCTCGGGCCGCCGATAGTCAGCTCGGTCGCAATGGCTTCGGCGATGACCTCCGGGCTGCGATCGGCTCGGGCCAAATCGATGGCTTTGACCGAAGCTTTGGGCCATTCTCGGGCCGCGGTTCGTGTCAGCGCAGCGAGGCCGCCCAACCAAGCTCGGTCACAGTCGGATTCGGTCAACCCGAAGCTGCCGCCGGTGTCTTGGACAGTGATGAAGACACCGCCGTCGCATTCCATGACCGCAGCTACCGAGCGCGCCCAATGGAACGCGTCGAGGAGCGTGCGGTGTGCGGTATCGGCGCCGGAGATTGGGGCGAGGCCGCCCAGTAACACCACCGCGCTCCTCGGGACTGGGGATTGCTCGGCAGCGGTAGCGGTGATACCGCGCTCGGTCAGTGCCGTCGCGACAGCGGAGGCCAGGCCGCTGCCGCCGTCGACTACCAGCACAGGTGCGTCGCCGAGTCCAGCGAGAGTGAGACCGCAGGGTGGTGCGGTGATGCTTCGTAAGGCGAAACGCCGCAACGTATTTGGTGGTGAGCCGGAGGCCTCACCACCGTCTGCGGTCGTGTGCGCCACGGCTGGTGCGGCCGCACGGGCGCGTGCGTTGGTAGCGGAGATGTGGTCGACGATCGCGTTGAGGGTGCGCAACCTGAACAGCTCTGCCATCTCCGGTGAATCCGATGGGGGCAGCCCCGGAGCGCGAGAGCGGACTGCCGCCAGCAGTTCGACTTTCTTGATCGAGTCCACGCCGAGCTCGGACTCCAGATCCATGTCCCCGCCGAGTAGTTCAGCGGGGTAACCGGTTTTGTCGGCCAGTATCTCGCGCAGCAGCTCCAAACTCGGACTGGCCCCCGAATTGATCTCCGGTGCAGGTGTTTTCCCATTCGTCGGCACCGGTGCCGGTGCCGGTGACTTGGTGTATGGAGTAGATGCCAGGGCGGCAGGGAGGTCCGGCGGCGCGGTCGGCGGAGCTGCGGAGGCGGCGCCGTTGGACACGGCCGCAGGGACTTGAGTGATGGCCGGTGCAGCTGAGTAGGGCTGTGCTGGTGCGGTACTCGATGCCGGGTTGGGCTGCTGCGGGGGCAGCACCGGCGCGCTCGCCGGGCCGGCGGAGACGATCGCCGCAAGGTGTGCAATAGAGCTTTCGGCCAGCTGAAGGAAGGCCTGATGGCTCGTGACCAGTGCTTGTTGAAAGCTCGTGTGCGCTTCAGCGGTTTGCCGCTGGGCGTCGGCGACGATTTGAAACCATGGCGTGCCATTCGATCCGGCGGTGTCGTCCCGGCGCGGCTGCTGCGGATCGTCCATGTGTTCTGTCGCTTTCTGCTTGGGGGCGGGTTCCGGTGTGGGGGACTCGGAGATCGTGGTTTCTGGGTTCGGTGGTGGCAGCGCACCGTCGGCGGGCGGATACCGGTGGCCGAAAGCGGCGCCGTTGACCGCGAGCGACATAGCGGATTTCTTCGGGGCATCGTCCTCTCGAGCGAGGTAGGGTGCCCAGTGCGCGGCGAAGTCGACCGGCAGGCCACTGGTGGCGAGCCGACCCAGTGCAGCGAACAACGACGCGACGCCGTCTTGGCCTCGGCGGTCCAGACTGACAGCGAGATGAGATCTTTCGCCGAGAATTGCGGAGACCATGGCGGTAACCGCATCGCCGGCGCCGACCTCGAGGAAAACTCGGATACCGGCCTCATACATGGCCTCGATCTGGTCCACGAAATGGACCGGCGAAGTCAGCTGCTCGGCGATCCTGTCTTTGATCGCCGACGGCTGTCTAGGATAGAGATGGCCGTTGCTGTTGCCGTACACGTCGACGGTGGGCGGAACGATGTTGATGTTGTCCAGGAATTTCCGCAATGGTTTTGCGGCTGGCCCCACCAGGGGGCAGTGGAAGGCTGCGGAAACCTTCAGCCGGCGGGTCGTGACGTCGGCAGCCTCGAACACCTTCTCCATAGTGGCGATCGCTGGTTCGGTCCCCGAGATCACCGTCTGCACCGGCGTGTTGAGATTCGCCGGCCACACCTCGGCGACGCCTGCGCCGTCGATGAGGTCCCGAGCTCGCCCGGCATCGGTGGAGACGGCCAGCATCGCACCGGGAACGGGGACGGCGGCCATCAGCTCTCCGCGCCGGCGAGTGAGGCGTAGCAGCTCGCGCTCGGTCAGCGCACCCGCCGCGTACAGGGCGATCAGTTCGCCGACACTGTGGCCGGCGAAACATGTTGCGGAAATCCCCACCTCGGCGAGGACCGCCAGCAAAGCCATGCTGTGGGCTGCGAGTGCGGGCTGGGCCCACTGCGTATCGGTCAACGCCGTCTGTTGGGCCGAGCCAGCGGCCTCGTCGGCCGGCGGCGGGGGAAAGACTAGGTCGTGCAACGGCTGGTCGCCCAGGGTGAGCGCGGCGGTGCGATCCCAGACTGCTTGTGCCGCAGGGAACGACATCGCGATCTCGGCGCCCATGCCAGGGTATTGGGCACCTTGGCCCGGAAAGACAAAGGCGATCGGTCCGGTTGTCCCGGTCCCGCAGGCATAGGAAACGGCACCCGCGTCGAAACATCGATTCGGTTGTGCCCGAACGACTGTGAGGGCACGGTGGAGCCCGTCTCGGAGATCGGCGATATCGGAAGCGACCACGGCGAGGCGATGTCGTCGTGCAGGGTCGAAGGCCTGTTGACTGGCTTGGGCGAGCTCCCGCAGCGACTCCTCCCGCGTCAACTCGGAGCAGCGGGAAACGAGCTCGTCGATGTTGTCAGCGTCGACGAGGACGAGTTCATGGGACAGGGTACGGCTCGGGGGAGCACAGCGACCACCGCGATCGGGTATGTATTCCTCGAGCGTGGCGTGAAAGTTACTGCCGCCGAAGCCGAAGCTCGACAGCGCGGCCCGGCGCGGCCGTTCGGTGTTGTGTACCCAGGGTTTGGCCGCGGTACTGAGATAGAACGGACTGGACTCGATCTGCAGAGCCGGGTTCGGGCGGTCGGCCTTGATGGAAGGCGGAAGAACTTTGTGCCGCAGTGCGAGGATTGTCTTGATCAGCCCCGCGGCGCCGGCCGCCGACTTGGTGTGGCCGATCTGGGACTTGATCGAGCCGAGCGCACACCAGCCGCGGGAGCCGGGAGCGCTCTCAGTGAAAACCTCTCGGAGCGCGGCGAATTCGGTGGCGTCGCCGACACGGGTGCCGGTGCCGTGTGCTTCGACGAGCTCGACGGTCTCGGGACCATATCCGGCCGCCGCGTAGGCTCGCCGCAGTGCCCGAGCCTGGCCTTGCGGAACCGGCGTATAGATGGCGTTGCCGCGTCCGTCGGAGGAACTGCCGATGCCGCGGATCACCGCGTAGATGGCGTCGCCGTCGCGCTCGGCGTCGGAAAGGCGTTTGAGCGCAACCATTCCCAGTCCCTCGCCCAGCAGCGTCCCGTCGGCGTCGGCGGAAAACGGGCGGCAGTCACCGGTGGCGGACAGCGCCGGGGTTTTACTGAAGCATATGAACATGAACGGCGAATTCAGTGCGTCGACACCGCCGGTGAACATCAGATCGGAGTGGCCTAGCGCCAACTCGTTGACCGACGCGTAGACCGCCGCCAACGAACCCGCGCACGCCGCATCGATGGTGCAGTTGGTGCCGTGCAGATCGAGTCGATTGGCGATGCGGCCGGCGACCACGTTGGACAGCAGCCCCGGGAACGTGGCCTCCTGCCAGGGCACATAGTGCGCGCTGATCCGGTCGCAGATTTCCAGTGCGTGTGTTTCGGGTACTCGGGCTTCGCGCAACGCTTTCAGCCAGACCGGTCGTTGTAAGCGAGCATCCATCGTGCCCATCAAGCCCAGGCCGCCACTGCCCAGGATGACGCCGGTGCGTTCGCGGTCGAGTGGTCCCGATACGTTTCTGCGGACATCGGCCAGCAACCGGTCCGCGACGATGAGGCCGAGCAACTGCGCTGGATCGGTGGCTTCCATGATGTTCGGCGGCACGCCGTGCGCAATCGGATCGAAACTCACCTCAGGTAGAAATGCGCCTCTGCGGCAATAGGTCTTGTCCGGCTGAGAGGGATCGGTGTCGTAGTAGTCGTCGATGAGCCAGTGCGATTCGGGCACGTCGCTGGTCAAATCGCGCCCTTGGACGATGTTGGCCCAGAACTCGTCGATGCCATCCGATCGCGGCATGAGTGCGGACATGCCGACTACTGCGATCGGAATTTGCTGGTGGTCGCTCATGGGAGTTCCTTCGACGGAGGACGGTCAAGACAGCAGCCGCGGCACGTACAGGTCGGTGCGGGGGACGGGTACGCCGAAACTGCGCAGTTGCTGCGCTCGGGTGACAACCGCAGCGCCCTCCAAGAGGTTTCGGGCGATCTGCACGACTGTGCATGCGCCCGGCTCGGCCAGCGGAGTCTCGGCGATCCAATGGTTGAACGCGCCGATCGCGGGGCCGCACCAGATTTGGTAATCGGTGACACGAGAGGAATCACCTGCGATGGCCCAGCGGCTCGAGCGGCCCAAATAGGCGCGGAATACCAGTGCCATCCGATGTTTGGGGTCCGCTTCGGCCCGGGCGACCTGCTCGGGGTCACGGTGCATCCAGAATTCCCGGGTCTGCTCCCAAGCCTCCTCGAAGCTAGCCCGCAATATGCTGCGTTCGATCTTGGTGCGCAACTCGGCCGGCAGTTGACGCAGGTCGTTGTAGGTGGTGTAGGCGTGGTACAGCAGCGCTGCACGGGCCGCGAAGAGCGTGCCGCGCCGGAGCACCTGCACCTTGATGCCGTACTCGAACATGTCCGCCGCGGGCGCCATGACGATATCGACGAGCTCGGCCTCAGCCAGCAGTGTCTTGGCGGAGTCGGAAAGGCCAGCCTCCACCGAGCGTTGGTTCACCGTTCCGGTCAGCACATAGTCGGCGCCGCATCCGAAGGCAGCCGCGACTCCGGCCGGGCATCCCAGGCCACCGGCGGCACCCACCCTGATGCGTTCGGTATAACCGAATCGACGGGTGAACTCGTCGCGTAATCCCAAGACCGCAGGCAGAATCACGGTCAAAGGGCGATTGTCGGTGTGGCCGCCGCTGTCGGCTTCGACGGTGACGTCGGTCGCGAGCGGTACATTCTTGGCCAACTGAGCCTGCTGCTCGGTGATAGCGCCTCGCGCGACCAACTCTGTCAGCATCGCGGGCGGAGGTGGGGACATGAATTTAGCAGCCACTTCGAGCCTGGACACCTTGGCGAATATGTGCCGGCGACGAACCGGGCGACCAGCGGGATCTGTCGACAATCCCGCGACAGCGCACCGGACGAGCGCAGGGGTGAGATCCATGAAAGCCGAGGCCGAAACTTTGGCGACGTTGTACTTGTCGAAAAGATCCACCAGGCGTTCCTCGTGACCCGGCTCTAACGGGCTGTGAATGAGGTTGACGCCCCAGTTGGGTCGTGAGCCGACGGACGAAGTCAATTCGTTCAGAGCGGATTCCACTGCCGGCACACTGAGCCCGGCTGCGCCGAAGAAGCTCAGCATCTGTCCGCGGGCCATGGCAGCGACCAGCTCGGTCGTGGCAATACCGTTGGCCATTTCGCCGGCGACGTAAGCGAACCTGACTCCGTGGGTGGCGGCGAACGAACGATCTCCCAACTGCTCAGGAAACACCGGTGGTAGCCATCCGGTGACCTCGAAGCCATCGTCCGACAACGACAATTCGCCGTTCACGCCTACACCGGGCGGGTGGCCCGCACCGTCGATGAGTACCCAGAGCTCGGCGCGCGGATCCCGAATGGCCGCGACGATGCCGCGCGCATCAAAGGCCGGCCGGCCCGACTCGCTGTGCCAGTGTGGACGGGTGCTGGTGCCGGATACGTTGTTCGTCAGCACGTGCGCGCTCCGATCGATAGCTTCTCCACCACCAGGCAGCTCGCGGTGAAACCCGCTCCGGTCGTGATCAACAGTGCGACTGCCCCCGTGGGCAGAGATCGGTCGGCCATGAGGTGAGCGAGGTTGGCTAGCATGTCGCCGGCACCCAGGTGACCGGTCTCCTCACCTAAGAGGACACCGCGCCCGCGAAGCGGTTCCGGCAAGGCCGGCTGGACGCATTGGCGAAAAACCAGTCGCCCCAGCCTCGTCGGGTAGACCGCAACAATCCTCGGGTCGTCGGCCTCGATCGCGGCATCGTCGAGCGCGTGGTCGACGGCCTTCGCAACGGCCTTGCGTATGGCTGCAGCATTGGTTGCGAAGCCACCGTTGGCGGCCTTGCCTCCTGCGGAGAGCTTAAAAGGGTGCCCTACCGGAAATGTCGCTTCCAGCATGGGATTTCCGACACTCGACAGCGACCGCACCACGAACGGGCCGGGACGATCGCAGAGCAGCGCGGCGGCCGCCCCATCGCCGTAGATCACGTCGGGGGCACTGGCCCAGCGCGGGTACGGGAGCTTCCGGAAGTCGCTGCTGGCAACGGCGATCGCGCAATGGCTCCGGGGCTCCAGCAGCAACGCGGCGATTGCCTGGCCCACGGCCGCCGCGCCCCCGTTCGACATTTGAAAGATGCCGAGCGCGGCTGCCTCGCGAGCTCCTAACAGGCGCGCGATGCGGTGGGGCGGCGACCACGGGTCTTCTTCGGTCAAGCTCGCACCCGCGTAGGCCAAAAGAGCTATCTCGGCAGCATCGACATCACCAGCCTTGATCAAGTCGACACAGGCAGCCATACCCATTTCCCAGCAACCGGTCTCGGCGATGCGTACCGCCCGAGCCGGGCAGAGCGCCAGATCTCTCGCGTCGAGGATGCCCTCGGCGACCGCGTCCTCGGACTGTGAGATTCGGTCGGGGAGCCAAACAGTGGCCGCGGCGATATGTACGCCGTCTATTTTCATGACGGCTCCAAACGGACGGGTACGGCCGTCGGCCGCCACTCGACGACGGCGGTGATCCACTCCAGATCCTCGATGGCAACAGCGAGCGAGAGCCGTGGGAAGCGATCGAACAAGGCAGGCAACGTGATCGCCGCGACAAGCCGGGACAGCGCGGCACCGGCACAGAAGTGCGGCCCGTGCCCAAAGCCCAGGTGGGCCGGCTCGCTCTCGGCTCGCCGTGGACATACCGTCTCGGGATCGCTGTAGGCGCGTGGGTCGCGATTCGCCGACGCCAGAGAAACCAGCACGATCGCTCCGGCGGGAATAGCGACACCACCCAACTCGAGGTCAACAGGGGCGAATCGCCAGGTCGCGTTGACCGCAGGCCCTCGATAGCGCAGTAGTTCCTCGATGAGGTCCTTCGTGGTGGACGGGTTGCCGAGCAGAGGCCGTAGTCCCGGCTGCTCCGCGATGACAGCCCCACCGACGCTGATCAGCGTCGCTGTTGTCGTCTGGCCCGCCGTCACCGTGGCTACGGTCACCCCGACGACTTCCGCCAGCGTCCACTGACCCGAAGCATGCAGGTCGAGTAGATGACTGATCAATGTGTCGTCGGGCTGGGCACGTTTGTCCGCGATGATCTCCATGACCAGATCCATCAGATCGGTACTGATGACGGCCATCTCTTCGGGCGGGAGGCCGGTAACGGCCTCCCGCGCACGATTGGCCAGCGCTGGCAGGAGACGATCCGGAATCCCGACCACATGCGCCAGCCCCCGGGCGGCTATCGGATCCGCGAAGTCCCGACGCAAATCGGGACGATCGATACGAGCCAGGATGTCGAGCTGCTGGGCAGCGAATTTCTCGATCGCCGGGCGCCACCGTTGCACCGCCCGCGGTGACAAGAATGGCCGATACGACATACGCAATCGGTTGTGATCCTTGCCGTCACTGTTGGCGGGCTGACGTCCGAACACCGCGAAGACATCATCGCGGTACCGGTGGCCGCCGAATCCGTGATCGGCGTGGTGCAGCCGTCGCAGATCCTTGACCAATCGGGGATCCGATAGGGCTTGTTTGGCTTCGGCATACCGGGTCACCAGCCACACTTCGGGTCCGTCGGGTAGCAGGACCGGCCGCACTGGGCCGGCCTCCCGCACCGCCGTAAGGGCAGCGTAGGCATCGCCAGCCTTCGACCAGGCTTCGAACTCCACAGTCGGTGCCAGCCGCGTCATGGGTTTGCTCCGGCCGCGAGCCGGGCCAGGTCGGCAACCGTGCGTACTTCCAGAAGGCTCTTCTCTTGATCGAGAAGTGCGATCCCCAGTTCGTCCTCCACGCGGACGATTACTTCTACGAGGCGAAGTGAGTCTGCCCCGGGTAGGGCGATCAGCAGAATGTCGGGCGGTATTTCTTCTGCGTCGATTCGCAATACTTCGCCGAGCCGTCGGCACACCACCGCCAGAACCGCTGACTCGTTCATCATGTGGCGCCTCCTCGGGGCTCGCCGCAGGCGCTTATGGCGCACGGCGTGATTTCGTGAATAAATTTGTAACGCAACCGATGTCGATATCGTGGGGTGCCTTTCGAGATTGTGATACCTCAACGCTAGAACCTGCCGCCCGAGATTTGCCCAGAAAACTGGGCGTACCCCACGGGGCCATAATTTGGCTTCGAACACAAAGGGGGTTTGGGTATACGGACCGTCGAGATTTGAACCGGCGCATTCAGCTTCTGCTGCGGTGCTTGCTATCCCACATGCGCCAGCTTCGCCAGTCGGCTGATCTCGCGCCGCGGTCGGCCGCCACCACTGTTTCGCATCAGGTGATAGAGCGTTCGTTGTGCATCAGCGTCGAACCGCAGGTCCTCGGGACACACGGTCGCCGCCTTGTCCAGGGCGAGGGTTGCCGCGACGTACTCCCCGGTGTTGACGAACCCGTAGGCAAGCGCGATGTGGTACCTGGCGGTCGCCGCGATCGGATAATGCTCCGGAAAATCCACCTGCCCTGCGATGCGGACGGCCTCACCGAAATCGCGGCCGGACAAAGCCGTTTCCATCAGTGCAAAGTTGATCTCACTGGGGCCGAACGGGATACCGCAATACGTGCCCCCGCTACCGAAGGCGCGAGCCGCGTCCCGGGCGTGGGCAAGGGATCGTTGGGCGCGCGCCTCGTCTTTGTTCATCGTTGCGGCACGGGCCGCAAGCAAATGCAGCGAACCCCAGAGTGCCGCCTTCTGGCCTCGTTGCGGTACCTCGACGGATAGGGCGCCGGCGGCACCTGAGCAGTACTCGACGCACGCGCTCAACCTACCGAGATCCAACAGTGTGGCTCCGACATGCCATGCGCTGGCGGTGATCAGGGACTGGCAACCGTGACGCAGCGCGTTCTCGGCGGCTCGGTCGGCGACGACCCACGCCAGGTCGGACGCGCCGATGCGGCGCAGCAGCTGGCAGGTGGTGTGATAAGCGCGAACCCTCGGTTCGAGTGCCACGGCAGCCGAATTTTCCGCGCGCAGATTCGCGAGAAGGATGGGAAGTCGTTGCGCGAGCGTCGAAAACCGGATCGGCGAGTTCTCCCAGGTTTCTTGGCATCGGTGGACCTCTGCGGCCAGCGCGGAGGTGGAGGAATACCGTGGCCACGCCCTGCGCAGGGCACCGGTTCCGGGATTATCGATGACGGTCGGCTCAATCACTTCGACCATGGCTTCCGCGTCATCTGTGCTGCGCCGTACAGCCGGTTTCGCCACCTCGATCAGTTCGGTGTAGTCCTCGATACGCAGAATCTGTGCCAACCGCAGAATCATTCGCACACTGTCGAGTGGATGGCGGCCGGTCTCGATGAGCCGCATCCACTCCTCGCTCCGTCCTACGAGCTCGGCCAACGCCCGGCGTGACAGCCCACGCCTGCGGCGCCGCAGCTCGATCTTCTCGCCGACAG is part of the Nocardia sp. XZ_19_385 genome and harbors:
- a CDS encoding cytochrome P450; its protein translation is MTRLAPTVEFEAWSKAGDAYAALTAVREAGPVRPVLLPDGPEVWLVTRYAEAKQALSDPRLVKDLRRLHHADHGFGGHRYRDDVFAVFGRQPANSDGKDHNRLRMSYRPFLSPRAVQRWRPAIEKFAAQQLDILARIDRPDLRRDFADPIAARGLAHVVGIPDRLLPALANRAREAVTGLPPEEMAVISTDLMDLVMEIIADKRAQPDDTLISHLLDLHASGQWTLAEVVGVTVATVTAGQTTTATLISVGGAVIAEQPGLRPLLGNPSTTKDLIEELLRYRGPAVNATWRFAPVDLELGGVAIPAGAIVLVSLASANRDPRAYSDPETVCPRRAESEPAHLGFGHGPHFCAGAALSRLVAAITLPALFDRFPRLSLAVAIEDLEWITAVVEWRPTAVPVRLEPS
- a CDS encoding PfaD family polyunsaturated fatty acid/polyketide biosynthesis protein, coding for MLTNNVSGTSTRPHWHSESGRPAFDARGIVAAIRDPRAELWVLIDGAGHPPGVGVNGELSLSDDGFEVTGWLPPVFPEQLGDRSFAATHGVRFAYVAGEMANGIATTELVAAMARGQMLSFFGAAGLSVPAVESALNELTSSVGSRPNWGVNLIHSPLEPGHEERLVDLFDKYNVAKVSASAFMDLTPALVRCAVAGLSTDPAGRPVRRRHIFAKVSRLEVAAKFMSPPPPAMLTELVARGAITEQQAQLAKNVPLATDVTVEADSGGHTDNRPLTVILPAVLGLRDEFTRRFGYTERIRVGAAGGLGCPAGVAAAFGCGADYVLTGTVNQRSVEAGLSDSAKTLLAEAELVDIVMAPAADMFEYGIKVQVLRRGTLFAARAALLYHAYTTYNDLRQLPAELRTKIERSILRASFEEAWEQTREFWMHRDPEQVARAEADPKHRMALVFRAYLGRSSRWAIAGDSSRVTDYQIWCGPAIGAFNHWIAETPLAEPGACTVVQIARNLLEGAAVVTRAQQLRSFGVPVPRTDLYVPRLLS
- a CDS encoding acyl carrier protein, yielding MMNESAVLAVVCRRLGEVLRIDAEEIPPDILLIALPGADSLRLVEVIVRVEDELGIALLDQEKSLLEVRTVADLARLAAGANP
- a CDS encoding helix-turn-helix domain-containing protein; this encodes MKTSALEVCDLTVGEKIELRRRRRGLSRRALAELVGRSEEWMRLIETGRHPLDSVRMILRLAQILRIEDYTELIEVAKPAVRRSTDDAEAMVEVIEPTVIDNPGTGALRRAWPRYSSTSALAAEVHRCQETWENSPIRFSTLAQRLPILLANLRAENSAAVALEPRVRAYHTTCQLLRRIGASDLAWVVADRAAENALRHGCQSLITASAWHVGATLLDLGRLSACVEYCSGAAGALSVEVPQRGQKAALWGSLHLLAARAATMNKDEARAQRSLAHARDAARAFGSGGTYCGIPFGPSEINFALMETALSGRDFGEAVRIAGQVDFPEHYPIAATARYHIALAYGFVNTGEYVAATLALDKAATVCPEDLRFDADAQRTLYHLMRNSGGGRPRREISRLAKLAHVG
- a CDS encoding 3-oxoacyl-[acyl-carrier-protein] synthase III C-terminal domain-containing protein, whose product is MKIDGVHIAAATVWLPDRISQSEDAVAEGILDARDLALCPARAVRIAETGCWEMGMAACVDLIKAGDVDAAEIALLAYAGASLTEEDPWSPPHRIARLLGAREAAALGIFQMSNGGAAAVGQAIAALLLEPRSHCAIAVASSDFRKLPYPRWASAPDVIYGDGAAAALLCDRPGPFVVRSLSSVGNPMLEATFPVGHPFKLSAGGKAANGGFATNAAAIRKAVAKAVDHALDDAAIEADDPRIVAVYPTRLGRLVFRQCVQPALPEPLRGRGVLLGEETGHLGAGDMLANLAHLMADRSLPTGAVALLITTGAGFTASCLVVEKLSIGARTC
- a CDS encoding type I polyketide synthase, giving the protein MSDHQQIPIAVVGMSALMPRSDGIDEFWANIVQGRDLTSDVPESHWLIDDYYDTDPSQPDKTYCRRGAFLPEVSFDPIAHGVPPNIMEATDPAQLLGLIVADRLLADVRRNVSGPLDRERTGVILGSGGLGLMGTMDARLQRPVWLKALREARVPETHALEICDRISAHYVPWQEATFPGLLSNVVAGRIANRLDLHGTNCTIDAACAGSLAAVYASVNELALGHSDLMFTGGVDALNSPFMFICFSKTPALSATGDCRPFSADADGTLLGEGLGMVALKRLSDAERDGDAIYAVIRGIGSSSDGRGNAIYTPVPQGQARALRRAYAAAGYGPETVELVEAHGTGTRVGDATEFAALREVFTESAPGSRGWCALGSIKSQIGHTKSAAGAAGLIKTILALRHKVLPPSIKADRPNPALQIESSPFYLSTAAKPWVHNTERPRRAALSSFGFGGSNFHATLEEYIPDRGGRCAPPSRTLSHELVLVDADNIDELVSRCSELTREESLRELAQASQQAFDPARRHRLAVVASDIADLRDGLHRALTVVRAQPNRCFDAGAVSYACGTGTTGPIAFVFPGQGAQYPGMGAEIAMSFPAAQAVWDRTAALTLGDQPLHDLVFPPPPADEAAGSAQQTALTDTQWAQPALAAHSMALLAVLAEVGISATCFAGHSVGELIALYAAGALTERELLRLTRRRGELMAAVPVPGAMLAVSTDAGRARDLIDGAGVAEVWPANLNTPVQTVISGTEPAIATMEKVFEAADVTTRRLKVSAAFHCPLVGPAAKPLRKFLDNINIVPPTVDVYGNSNGHLYPRQPSAIKDRIAEQLTSPVHFVDQIEAMYEAGIRVFLEVGAGDAVTAMVSAILGERSHLAVSLDRRGQDGVASLFAALGRLATSGLPVDFAAHWAPYLAREDDAPKKSAMSLAVNGAAFGHRYPPADGALPPPNPETTISESPTPEPAPKQKATEHMDDPQQPRRDDTAGSNGTPWFQIVADAQRQTAEAHTSFQQALVTSHQAFLQLAESSIAHLAAIVSAGPASAPVLPPQQPNPASSTAPAQPYSAAPAITQVPAAVSNGAASAAPPTAPPDLPAALASTPYTKSPAPAPVPTNGKTPAPEINSGASPSLELLREILADKTGYPAELLGGDMDLESELGVDSIKKVELLAAVRSRAPGLPPSDSPEMAELFRLRTLNAIVDHISATNARARAAAPAVAHTTADGGEASGSPPNTLRRFALRSITAPPCGLTLAGLGDAPVLVVDGGSGLASAVATALTERGITATAAEQSPVPRSAVVLLGGLAPISGADTAHRTLLDAFHWARSVAAVMECDGGVFITVQDTGGSFGLTESDCDRAWLGGLAALTRTAAREWPKASVKAIDLARADRSPEVIAEAIATELTIGGPSLDVGLSAAGARTTVGLVEAPKSGVAAPAVTTESVLVVTGGARGVTASALHDLAKATRPRLAIFGRTPLTEELPGLSSASDKSAMIAALAARPTNDGATPAQLNAEATTILATRQVRHNLARLQATGADVRYFPVDVTDRTAVESALHRVREEWGPVTGLLHAAGVLADKRITDKTDDQFEAVMATKVEGLRVLLEALARDPLRLLCVFSSVAARFGNPGQCDYAMANDVLNHVAAANTRTRPGCVVRAIGWGPWDGGMVTPELAAHFAQRSIPLIAPALGAAALAAELTEEPADTQVVITAGDGPLTPEAELRATVRLGAPRYAPLSDHAIAGTPVLPVAMALTWFAGLASAWQPQSPTLVLRDVTVLRKVVLDADGPNLTLSGVPDGTGFTMHLADGRPTPCYRARAMKAGVFSAEPSAWTSPEDLQPLPRPHLYDGDLLFHGPRFRALTGSVLLGRSGATAEMTGVYGLGWARNQPWIVDPAAIDGLLQLAVVWAERALGAATLPMAVADFRAYRLGPCHGRLEGRLRSTDVADEQARCDAALVDSAGAMLIELLGITLVTRPDLASGKERS